AGGACGAGTGGCCGACGCTGATCGCGCAGGTGCAGGCGGAGCTGGACGCGGGCACCGACCCGGCCGACCCGCGGGTGCGGGCGCTGGCCGGGCGCTGGATGGAGCTGCTGGAGGCGTTCCACGGCGGTGACCCGGGGCTGCGGGACTCGCTCTACCGGATGCAGGCGGAGAACAGCGAGCAGATCAGCCAGCAGTACGGCGGCCCGTCGCCGGCGCTGATCGACTACGTCAAGCGCTCCGTCGCGGCGGGCTGACCGCCGCTCGCCGGCCGGTCGGGACCCCGGCCGGCGTCAGATCGCCCGGCTCCGGCTCGACCTCGGCAGGTACCGCCGGGGCGCCGGGCCGGGCGGTCGGGCGTCGGACGCTCGCACGTCGGCGGACCGTGGCGGTCCGGCCGCCTCCACGCCGGGTGGCGGCGCCGGTTCGTCCCGCATCCCACCCCCTCCTGCCGTCGGCTACCCGGTTGTACGGTTCCCGGGGCGGTCCGGTTCGGCATGACCGCGAACCGGCCGGGTAGGGCAGCGCAAGGGGCGGGCCAGGATCCGGGAACGGCAGCGGGGGCGGCGACATCGTCATCTCGAGCGATATGCCTCTCCGGCATATTTATGACTCTGAGGCATACCGCTCCATCGAGTTGGCGACGGTGAGGAGACGGCGATGAAGGCGATCGTGTACGAGCGGACCGGCGACCCGTCGGTGCTCCAGTTGGTCGACCGGCCGGTGCCGGAGCCGGGGCCGGGTGAGGTGCTGGTGCGGGTGGCCGTCTCCGGGGTGAACCCGACCGACTGGAAGGCACGGCGGCAGTGGCCGCTGCCGGCGGGCTGGCAGACGCCGGGGCAGGACGGCGCCGGCGTGGTGGAGGCGGTCGGCGCGGGCGTGGACCAGCAGTGGATCGGCGAGCGGGTGTGGCTCTGGGAGGCCGCCTGGCAGCGCCCCTGGGGCACCGCCGCCGAATACACGGTGATCCCGGTCCGCCAGGTGGTACGCCTCGGCGACGCCCCCTTCGACCTGGGCGCCTGCCTGGGCATCCCGTTCCTGACCGCGCACCGCTGCCTGACGGCGGGCGAGTTCATGCCGGAGAAGCTGCACGCCGGGGCGTTGAGCGATCACGTGGTGCTGGTGCAGGGCGGGGCGGGCGCGGTGGGCAACGCGGCGATCCAGCTGGCCCGCTGGGCGGACGCCTGTGTGGTGGCGACGGTCAGCAGCCCGGAGAAGGCGCAGCTCGCGGCGGCGGCCGGTGCCTCGTTCGTGGTCAACTACCGCGAGCAGGACGTGGTCGAGGAGGTCCGCAAGATCGCTCCCGACGGAGTGCACACGATCGTCGAGGTCTCGGCGGCGCGGAACGCGGCGGCGGACGTGCAACTGCTCCGGACGGGCGGCGCGGTCTGTGTCTACGCCGACGACGGCGGTGACGAGGTGAGGCTGCCGATCCGCCCGCTGATGATGCCGAACGCCCGCTGGCAGTTCGTGCTGGTCTACACCGAGCCGAAGGCGGCCAAGGCGCAGGCGGTGGCGGACGTGTCGGCGGCGGTCGCGCAGGGCGCGGTACGGGTCGGCGAGGCGGCCGGGCTGCCGCTGCACCACCACTCGATGGACGCGGCGGAGGCGGCGCACGAGGCGGTGGAGAACTCGGTGGTCGGCAAGGTGCTGATCACGACGAGTGCGACGGAATAACGCGAAACGGATTTCTCAGACATCAGGACAGAGGCGAACAAGTTTCGCGAGAATGACGTTGCGGGTCGCCCCGCATGGACGGGCGGCCCCGGCGCGGTGCGAACGCCGGGGCCGCCCTCTGGGGAGGGATGTCAGTGAAGACGTCTTCCCTACCCGTTAGGCGACGGTACGCCGGAAAGTGTTACGGCGCGGTCAGTTCCCGTACCTCGAGCCCGCCGTCGGCGTATCGCGAGCGGACCACCTTCTTGTCGAACTTGCCCACGCTGGTCTTCGGCACCGCGTCGATGAACGCCCACCGCTCCGGCAACTGCCAGCGCGCCACCGACCGGCCCAGGAACTCGCGCAGCTCCTCGGCGGTCACCGTGGCGCCCTCGCGGACCACCACCGTCGCCAGCGGACGCTCGTCCCAGCGCTCGTCCGGGACACCCACCACGCAGGCCTCCAGCACCGCTGGGTGGGCCATCAGGGCGTTCTCCAGCTCGACCGAGGAGATCCACTCCCCGCCCGACTTGATCACGTCCTTGGCCCGGTCGGTGAGGGTCAGGTAGCCGTCCGGCGAGAGCGTGCCGACGTCACCCGTCCGCAGCCAGCCGTCGCGGAACTTCTCCTCGTCCGGGGTGTCGTCACCGACGTACGTCGCGGTCACCCACGGGCCGCGGACCTCCAGCTCGCCCACGGCCGTGCCGTCGGCGGGCAGCGGCTCGCCGAGCGGTCCCACGATCCGGGCCGCGACCCCGGCCGGCACCCGGCCCTGCGTGTAGCGGTAGCGCCAGGCGTCGTCGCCGGTCGCGCCGGCCGGCGGCCGGGAGACCGAGCCCAGCGGGGACATCTCGGTCATCCCCCAGGCGTGGATCACGTCGATGCCGTGCCGGTCGTGGAACGCGTGCATCAGCGCCGGCGGGCAGGCCGACCCACCGACGATCACCTCCTTCAGCGAGGAGGTGTCCACGTCGTGGCTGTCCAGGTGGGCCAGCAGGTCGTTCCAGATGGTCGGCACCGCGCCGGCCAGGGTCGGCCGCTCGGCGGCGATCATCTCGGCGATCGGCGCGGCCTGGAGGAACCGGTCCGGCATGATCAGCGACGCGCCGGAGAGGAACGCCGCGTAGGGCAGCCCCCAGGACATCGCGTGGAACATCGGCACGATGGCCAGCTCCCGGTCGGTCGGCCCGAGGCCGAACCCCTCCGGCATGCAGACCTGCAGCGAGTGCAGATAGATCGAGCGGTGCGAGTAGGCCACCCCCTTGGGGTTGCCGGTGGTCCCGGAGGTGTAGCAGAGCGCGGCGGCGTCGCGCTCGTCCACCTCCGGCCAGTCGTACACCTCCGGCCGGTCGGCCAGCAGGGCGTCCCAGTGGTGTACGACGATCCGGTCGCCGGCTGCGGCCACCAGCGGGGCCGGATCACCGCCGCCGACCACCACCACGTGCCGCACGGTGGTCATCTCGCCGAGCACCCGGGCCAGCAGCGGGATCAGCGTCGAGTCGACCAGCACCACCCGGTCCTCGGCGTGGTTGGCGATGTAGGCCACCTGGTCCGGGAAGAGCCGGATGTTCAGGGTGTGCAGCACCGCGCCCATGCTCGGCACCGCGAAGTAGGCCACCAGGTGCTCGTTGTTGTTCCACATGAAGGTGGCGACGCGCTCGTCGCCGGTCACCCCGCACTCGGCGCGCAGCGCGTGGGCCAGCCGGGCGGCGGTCCGGCCCACCTCGGCGTACGACATCCGGCGCGGTTCGCCGCCGGTCCAGGTCACCACCTCGGCCGCGCCGTGCACGGTGGCGCCGTGTTCGAGGATCCGGGAGATCTGCAGGGGGGCGTCCATCATCGTGCTACGCATGGGTAACAAGCTAGTGTCGCCGGTCACAGGTTGGGAAGTGCGGAATCCCGGTCGACCTCGCCGAACGCCCGTAAATTGTCGCAGGTGAGCATCTCCTGGGCAGATTCGTACGTGGGCCAGCTGCGTGCCCTCGCCGGTGACCGCACCCTGATGTTCGTCGGCGCCCGCGCCGTGGTCCGCGACAACGCCGCCCGGGTGCTGCTGATCCGCCGCTCCGACAACGGCCAGTGGGCCCTGCCGGCCGGCGCGATGGAGCTGGGCGAGTCGATCGCCGACTGCGCGGTGCGCGAGGTGTACGAGGAGACCGGGCTGCGCGCCCTGCGGGTGAGCGCGTTCGCCCTCTACACCGGCCCCGACCGCACCCACACCAACATGTACGGCCACACGTACCAGATCTTCACGACCGCGTTCCGGATCGACGAGTGGGACGGCGAGCTGGCCCGGGTCACCGACGAGACCACCGACGCCGGGTTCTTCCACCCGGTGGAGTTCCCCGCGCCGCTGTCGGCGAGCGTTCCGGAGACCCTCGCCGACCTGGACGTCTTCGAGCAGACCAACCGGCTGATCCTCAAGTAGCCCCGAGGACCAGCCGGTCGTCAGGTCAGGCCACCGGCGTCACGTAGAGGTAGGACAGGGTCACCTCGTTGCTGCTGTTCACCTCCCACTCCGGGCTGGAGGTGGTGACCTTGGCGTGCACGGTGACCACCTCGTCTGCGGTCCCGGCCGGCAGCTGGATCGGCAGGGACAGCGAAGCCGTGTCCTTCGGGTAGAACGGGCCGGACACGCAGACCACCGGGGCCGCCGCCAGGTCGCACTGCCAGGCGGTGGGGCCCGACGGCTGGGCGACCGCGGTCGCGCCGGCCGGCAGGTCGATGGCCACCCGCAGGTCGTCGGCCGTCGCGCTGCCCCAGTTCTCGATGGAGAAGGTGGGCATGACCTGTCCACCCGTGGTCTGGACCTTCATCTCGGACGAACCGCCGCCGGCGTCGCCGAACATCCCCAGGTCGGGGAAGGAGCCGTACACGGCCTGGGCCTGCGCGGTGTTGTTGGTGCGGGTCACCTCCCGACTGGTGGTCGAGACGGTGGCTCCGATGGTGAGAGGGTTTCCGGTCGGCCCGTCCGGGATGTTGAGGTAGAGGCTCAGCGGACCGGTCGAGCCACCCGCCGGCACCGACCCGTAGGGATAGGTGCAGACCAGCTGGGCGTCGCAGCTCCAGGCCGCCTCGCCGCTGCCGAGAGTGGTGCCGGCCGGGATCTGGAAGGCGACGGTGGCGTCCTGTGCGGCGGCGGTGCCGATGTTGTCGACCGTCGCCACGACGTGCACCTCGGCCCGGTTGTTGCCCCGGGTGATGGCGTCCGTCGTCGTCAGGTGGACGGTGAGGTCGGCCCGGGGGGCCGCGGCGGCGGCCGGGGCGGCCGGCAGCAGCGCTGCCGAGGCGGCCAGGGAGAGCAGGGTGAGACCGGTACGCCGGATGCGCTGAGAGGTCATGACGTCCCTTGTTCGAAGGGGCCACGCCGGTGGCCGTCGGCCGGCCGGCACGGCGCGGCCGGCGCCCCCGTGGCGCCGGCCGGAAGCACGCCCGAGGGCGGCTCCTCCTCAATGGACGTCGAGACCCGTGATTGCGTTACATGATCGACTCAGGCCGTCAGAGCATCGTCTGGGACTTCGCCTCCATCTCGGCGGCGGCCTCGGACTTCGACTCCTTCGACAGCGGCTTGCCGCCCGGGGCGGCGGCCTTCCCGCCGAGCGGGTCGGCACCGCCGGTGGCGCCCTGCGGGCCGGCCCCGCGCAGCTCCCGGTTCGGCATGGCCAGGGTGACCAGCACGGCCACGATGGCGACCAGCCCGGTGGTCAGGAAGACCAGGTGCAGCGACTCGACGAACGCGGCCTGGATGGCGGCGCGGACCGGCCCGGGCAGGGCGAGGATGGTCGCCGGATCGTTGATCGAGATGTTGGCCCCGCCCCGGGCCGCCACGGCGGCCCGCTGCTCCGGCGGGAGCTGCGCGATGGCGGCCGGCAGCCGGTCGGCAAGCTGCGCGGTGAGCTGCGACGACAGCACCGCGCCGAGGATCGCCACGCCGAACGAGCCGCCCAGCGACCGGAAGAACGTCGCCGAGGAGGTGCCCGCCCCCAGGTCACGCGGGTCCACGGCGTTCTGTACGCCGAGGATCAGCGACTGCATGCACAGGCCCAGACCGACCCCGATCACCACCATGTAGCCGAAGGCCAGCCAGAGCGAGGTGTCGACCTGGAGCTGCCGGAAGAGCAGCATGCCGACCACCAGCACGGCCGAGCCGGCCACCGGGAACCACTTGTACCGGCCGATCCGGCTCATCGCGCGACCGGTCAGCACCGAGGTGACGATGATGCCGGCCATCATCGGCAGCATCAGCAGACCGCTGCGGGTCGGCGAGGCGCCCTTGACGATCTGGAGATAGAGCGGAATGAAGATGATCGAGCCGAACATCACCAGACCGAGCACGAAACCCGCCGAGTTCGCCAGCGCGAAGGTGGGGCTGCGGAACAGCCGCAGCGGCAGGATCGGCTCGGCGACCCGGGCCTCCTGGAGCACGAAGAGCGTGCCCAGCACCGCGCCGGCCACGAACAGCCCGATGATCACCCCGGAGCCCCAGGCGTACTCGTTGCCGCCCCAGCTCAGCGCCAGCAGCAGGCAGCTCACCCCGGCGACCAGCAGGCCCGCGCCGAGCCAGTCGATGGCGTGTTCGCGCCGCTCGAAGGGGATCAGCCGCATGACGTGGTAGCAGACCACGATCGCCAGGATCGCCAGCGGCACGTTGATATAGAAGATCCACCGCCAGTTGGTCTCCGCGAAGTAGCCGCCGACCAGCGGCCCGGCCACCGACGACAGCCCGAAGACCGCACCGAAGAGGCCCTGGTAGCGGCCGCGCTCCCGGGGCGAGACGACGTCCGAGATGATGGTGAACGCCAGCGTCATCAGGCCACCCGCGCCGAGGCCCTGCACCCCCCGGGTGAGGATCAGCTGGGTCATGTTCTGCGACAGCCCGGCCAGCAGCGAGCCCAGCAGGAACGTGCCGATCGAGAAGAGGAAGACCGGCCGACGCCCGTACAGGTCGGCCATCTTGCCGTAGAGCGGGGTCGACGCGGTGGAGGCGAGCAGATAGGCGGTCACCACCCACGAGTAGTGGTTGATCCCGCCCAACTCACCGACGATGGTGGGCAACGCCGTGCCGACGATGGTCTGGTCCAGCGCGGCCAGCAGCATCCCGGTCATCAGGCCGAACATCAGCAGGCGGATCTGCCGAGGGTGCAGCACCGCCCGGCCGTGGGCATCCGTGGTCATCCCGCCTTCTTTCCCCTGCCGGCCGAAACATGCCGGCAGGGGAAGAAAACATGAAACCGTCGCCGGGTTGCGGCCGGCGACGGCGTCACGACGGTTACGCCAGGCGGGTCAGTGCCGACCCTCGGCGAACTCCTCGACGATCTTGGCGCAGAACGCCGGCAGGTCGTCCGGCTTGCGGCTGCTGACCAGGCCGTTGTCGGTGACGACCTGCTCGTCGACCCAGTTCGCGCCGGCGTTGGTCAGGTCGGTGCGCAGGCTCGGCCAGGAGGTCATCCGGCGGCCCCGCACCACGTCCGCCTCGATCAACGTCCACGGGCCGTGGCAGATCACCCCGACCGGCTTGCCGGCGTCGAAGAAGGACTTCACGAACCGGACCGCCTCCGGGTCCGTGCGCAGGAAGTCCGGGTTCGCGACCCCGCCGGGCAGCACCAGCGCGTCGTACGCCCCGGCGTCCGCCTCGGCGGTGGTCACGTCCACGTCGTACGTCTTGCCGTGGTCCAGGTGGTTGAAGGACTGGATCGAGCCGGGCTTGAGCGAGACCAGCTCGACCCGCGCGCCGGCCTGCTCGACCGCCTCGCGGGGCTGGACGTACTCGACCTCCTCGACGCCGTCGGCGGCCAGGAAGGCGATCCGCTTGCCCTGCAGGTTCGCTGCCATGTCGGTTCTCCTCTCGGGGTACCAGGAATCCCTTCCCGAGGCGGGATGCCCGAAACGTCCTGCCCGACGTGCCCTGCTGCCCACGGTCGCGCCGGTCGGGAGGTCAGGTTTGACCGGCACCGGGCGGGGGACCCCGAAGGGCATGGCAGGAGCAGCAGCGGAAGAGCGCCGGCTCGCCAC
This genomic interval from Micromonospora sp. CCTCC AA 2012012 contains the following:
- a CDS encoding NADPH:quinone reductase: MKAIVYERTGDPSVLQLVDRPVPEPGPGEVLVRVAVSGVNPTDWKARRQWPLPAGWQTPGQDGAGVVEAVGAGVDQQWIGERVWLWEAAWQRPWGTAAEYTVIPVRQVVRLGDAPFDLGACLGIPFLTAHRCLTAGEFMPEKLHAGALSDHVVLVQGGAGAVGNAAIQLARWADACVVATVSSPEKAQLAAAAGASFVVNYREQDVVEEVRKIAPDGVHTIVEVSAARNAAADVQLLRTGGAVCVYADDGGDEVRLPIRPLMMPNARWQFVLVYTEPKAAKAQAVADVSAAVAQGAVRVGEAAGLPLHHHSMDAAEAAHEAVENSVVGKVLITTSATE
- a CDS encoding fatty acid--CoA ligase, coding for MDAPLQISRILEHGATVHGAAEVVTWTGGEPRRMSYAEVGRTAARLAHALRAECGVTGDERVATFMWNNNEHLVAYFAVPSMGAVLHTLNIRLFPDQVAYIANHAEDRVVLVDSTLIPLLARVLGEMTTVRHVVVVGGGDPAPLVAAAGDRIVVHHWDALLADRPEVYDWPEVDERDAAALCYTSGTTGNPKGVAYSHRSIYLHSLQVCMPEGFGLGPTDRELAIVPMFHAMSWGLPYAAFLSGASLIMPDRFLQAAPIAEMIAAERPTLAGAVPTIWNDLLAHLDSHDVDTSSLKEVIVGGSACPPALMHAFHDRHGIDVIHAWGMTEMSPLGSVSRPPAGATGDDAWRYRYTQGRVPAGVAARIVGPLGEPLPADGTAVGELEVRGPWVTATYVGDDTPDEEKFRDGWLRTGDVGTLSPDGYLTLTDRAKDVIKSGGEWISSVELENALMAHPAVLEACVVGVPDERWDERPLATVVVREGATVTAEELREFLGRSVARWQLPERWAFIDAVPKTSVGKFDKKVVRSRYADGGLEVRELTAP
- a CDS encoding NUDIX domain-containing protein, whose product is MSISWADSYVGQLRALAGDRTLMFVGARAVVRDNAARVLLIRRSDNGQWALPAGAMELGESIADCAVREVYEETGLRALRVSAFALYTGPDRTHTNMYGHTYQIFTTAFRIDEWDGELARVTDETTDAGFFHPVEFPAPLSASVPETLADLDVFEQTNRLILK
- a CDS encoding COG1361 family protein; this encodes MTSQRIRRTGLTLLSLAASAALLPAAPAAAAAPRADLTVHLTTTDAITRGNNRAEVHVVATVDNIGTAAAQDATVAFQIPAGTTLGSGEAAWSCDAQLVCTYPYGSVPAGGSTGPLSLYLNIPDGPTGNPLTIGATVSTTSREVTRTNNTAQAQAVYGSFPDLGMFGDAGGGSSEMKVQTTGGQVMPTFSIENWGSATADDLRVAIDLPAGATAVAQPSGPTAWQCDLAAAPVVCVSGPFYPKDTASLSLPIQLPAGTADEVVTVHAKVTTSSPEWEVNSSNEVTLSYLYVTPVA
- a CDS encoding MDR family MFS transporter; this translates as MTTDAHGRAVLHPRQIRLLMFGLMTGMLLAALDQTIVGTALPTIVGELGGINHYSWVVTAYLLASTASTPLYGKMADLYGRRPVFLFSIGTFLLGSLLAGLSQNMTQLILTRGVQGLGAGGLMTLAFTIISDVVSPRERGRYQGLFGAVFGLSSVAGPLVGGYFAETNWRWIFYINVPLAILAIVVCYHVMRLIPFERREHAIDWLGAGLLVAGVSCLLLALSWGGNEYAWGSGVIIGLFVAGAVLGTLFVLQEARVAEPILPLRLFRSPTFALANSAGFVLGLVMFGSIIFIPLYLQIVKGASPTRSGLLMLPMMAGIIVTSVLTGRAMSRIGRYKWFPVAGSAVLVVGMLLFRQLQVDTSLWLAFGYMVVIGVGLGLCMQSLILGVQNAVDPRDLGAGTSSATFFRSLGGSFGVAILGAVLSSQLTAQLADRLPAAIAQLPPEQRAAVAARGGANISINDPATILALPGPVRAAIQAAFVESLHLVFLTTGLVAIVAVLVTLAMPNRELRGAGPQGATGGADPLGGKAAAPGGKPLSKESKSEAAAEMEAKSQTML
- a CDS encoding type 1 glutamine amidotransferase domain-containing protein, yielding MAANLQGKRIAFLAADGVEEVEYVQPREAVEQAGARVELVSLKPGSIQSFNHLDHGKTYDVDVTTAEADAGAYDALVLPGGVANPDFLRTDPEAVRFVKSFFDAGKPVGVICHGPWTLIEADVVRGRRMTSWPSLRTDLTNAGANWVDEQVVTDNGLVSSRKPDDLPAFCAKIVEEFAEGRH